The following proteins are encoded in a genomic region of Vigna radiata var. radiata cultivar VC1973A unplaced genomic scaffold, Vradiata_ver6 scaffold_7, whole genome shotgun sequence:
- the LOC111241076 gene encoding TMV resistance protein N-like has protein sequence MLLAFRCFEEEWESAINKNDPVGLESRSDAFCYDVFLSFIGIDTLYGFTGHLYKALNDSGIHTFIDDENHQTGEEITPTTVKAIEESRIAITVLSINYASSTWCLDELATILDCLNRERLLVLPVFYYVDPTQVQLQKGRFGEALTKHEERLKHNMEKLLKWKMALHQVANLFFFHIDHGAGYEYEFIGKIVEWVSKKINHAHYPIGLESQVQEVMKLLDVGCDGGAHMIGIHGTGGVGKSTLAQEVYNNLISERFDASCFIENVREKSNKHGLQYLQSTILENLLGEKDIKLTSVEQGILMIQRRLQKKKVLLILDDVDRQEQLQAVVGRADWFGRGSRVIITTRDEQLLASHDVQITYEVKKLNNKDALVLLKWKAFKNHDFDPRYEELLNLAVTFSDGIPLALEVIGSNLCGKSVEEWKSVIHQLEKCPSNPVETVLKASFDSLEEKERSVFLDLACCYKGYELAEVEDILQAHYGQNMKCYIDSLVEKSLVKLSHGTKPCYDRVTLHDMIEDMGKDIVRQESLXGPGERTRLWLLEDVRQLLENNRGTSKIEIICLDFSIFDQEEKVEWDGKAFQNMQNLKTLIIRHGSFSKGPEYLPDNLRVIEWWRYPSNCLPSDFQPKELAICKLPCSSISTIEMKNLLKKSVNLRVLKFSNTKV, from the exons ATGCTTCTTGCTTTCCGTTGTTTTGAAGAAGAATGGGAATCtgctataaataaaaatgacccTGTTGGACTGGAGTCACGTTCAGATGCATTCTGCTACGATGTGTTCCTCAGCTTCATAGGCATAGACACACTCTATGGTTTTACAGGCCATCTCTACAAAGCTCTTAATGACAGTGGAATCCACACTTTCATTGATGATGAAAACCATCAGACAGGAGAGGAAATTACACCAACAACTGTGAAAGCAATTGAAGAGTCCAGGATTGCTATCACTGTGCTTTCTATAAACTATGCTTCTTCCACTTGGTGCTTAGATGAACTTGCAACCATTCTTGACTGCCTTAATAGAGAAAGACTGCTGGTCTTACCAGTCTTTTATTATGTGGATCCCACTCAGGTGCAATTGCAGAAAGGCAGGTTTGGAGAAGCCTTGACTAAGCATGAGGAGAGGCTCAAACATAACATGGAAAAGTTGTTGAAATGGAAGATGGCTCTTCATCAAGTAGctaacttgtttttctttcatatcGACCATGG GGCTGGTTATGAATATGAGTTTATTGGGAAGATTGTGGAGTGGGTCTCCAAGAAGATTAATCATGCTCATTATCCAATTGGACTAGAGTCACAAGTGCAAGAGGTAATGAAACTTTTGGATGTTGGATGTGATGGTGGTGCCCACATGATCGGGATTCATGGAACTGGTGGGGTTGGAAAATCGACACTGGCTCAAgaagtttataataatttgatttctgAAAGGTTTGATGCTTCatgttttattgaaaatgtgagagaaaaatcaaacaagCACGGGTTACAATACCTCCAAAGCACCATTCTNGAGAATTTACTTGGAGAGAAGGACATCAAGTTAACTAGTGTGGAACAAGGAATTTTAATGATACAACGCAGGCTCCAGAAAAAGAAGGTTCTCTTGATTCTAGACGATGTTGACAGGCAGGAGCAATTGCAGGCAGTTGTTGGAAGAGCTGATTGGTTTGGTCGTGGCAGCAGAGTCATAATCACAACACGAGATGAACAGCTCCTTGCCTCCCATGATGTTCAAATAACTTATGAGGTgaagaaattaaataacaagGATGCTCTTGTATTGCTTAAATGGAAAGCTTTTAAAAATCATGACTTTGATCCAAGGTATGAGGAGCTCTTGAATCTTGCAGTAACTTTTTCTGATGGCATTCCATTAGCTTTGGAAGTAATAGGTTCCAACTTGTGTGGAAAAAGTGTAGAAGAATGGAAATCTGTCATTCATCAATTAGAAAAATGTCCAAGTAATCCGGTCGAAACAGTACTTAAAGCAAGCTTTGATTCTTTGGAGGAAAAAGAAAGGAGTGTTTTCCTTGACCTTGCTTGTTGCTACAAAGGATATGAATTGGCAGAGGTCGAAGATATACTTCAAGCTCATTATGGTCAGAACATGAAGTGTTACATTGACTCATTGGTTGAGAAATCTTTAGTTAAGCTTAGTCATGGTACAAAACCTTGTTATGACAGAGTTACATTGCATGACATGATTGAGGACATGGGTAAAGATATTGTCCGACAGGAATCATTGANAGGGCCAGGTGAGCGTACGAGATTATGGTTACTCGAAGATGTAAGACAACTTTTAGAAAACAACAGG GGAACTAGTAAAATTGAAATCATATGTCTGGATTTCTCCATATTTgatcaagaagaaaaagtagaatGGGATGGAAAGGCCTTCCAGAATATGCAAAACCTCAAAACACTTATTATTAGACATGGTAGTTTTTCCAAAGGTCCAGAATATCTCCCAGATAATTTGAGAGTGATAGAATGGTGGAGATATCCGTCAAATTGTTTACCATCTGATTTTCAGCCAAAGGAACTTGCCATATGCAAGTTACCCTGCAGTAGTATTTCGACAATTGAGATGAAAAACTTATTGAAG AAGTCGGTGAATCTAagagttttgaaattttcaaatacaaaGGTTTAA